In Argiope bruennichi chromosome 4, qqArgBrue1.1, whole genome shotgun sequence, a single window of DNA contains:
- the LOC129965931 gene encoding dynein axonemal heavy chain 11-like, which translates to MMETEIEDEDEFIEETVFELKPPTEEEFRNEIAQFDQLYRKLDDIPPLIEIESWLLLDAISFKESLLNLIRVWTSTYKKKLTELKSLGKLRKIEDEGDL; encoded by the exons ATGATGGAGACTGAAATCGAAGATGAGGAtgaatttattgaagaaactGTGTTTGAATTAAAGCCACCAACAGAAGAAGAATTcagaaatgaa attgctCAATTTGACCAGTTGTATAGAAAACTGGATGACATACCACCATTGATTGAAATAGAATCTTGGCTCTTATTGGatgcaatttcatttaaagaaagtttattaaatttaattcgagTATGGACATCTACTTACAAGAAGAAATTAACCGAGCTCAAAAGTCTAGGAAAGCTACGAAAGATTGAAGATGAAGG TGACTTATGA